The Candidatus Schekmanbacteria bacterium genomic interval TCATTGCAGGAATAATTCTTCTTTCGAGAAAAGTTCCCGAAAAAACAACTTTTGAAACATCAGCATTAAAATCAGTCTTTCCAATCAAAAAGGATTCCATTGCTGTAGTCAATATCTACGGAGAAATAAGCTTTTCTCCTGTTTCACTCCCTTTAAGTATGATGAGAGGCGCCGATGCAATAGTTGACCAGATTGACCGATTTTCAAAAGATTCTCGAGTCAAAGCCATAATTTTGCGCATTAACAGTCCGGGAGGCACAGTTGGCGCAACTCAGGAAATTTTTGATGCAGTAATAAGAGCAAAACAAAAGGGAATTAAAGTAGTTGCTTCTTTAGGGGATATTGCTGCCTCCGGCGGATACTACATTGCCTGTGCCTGTGACCGTATCATATCAAACAAGGGAACAATAACAGGAAGCATTGGAGTCTTGATTACATCGCCAAATCTCAACAGCTTATTTAAAAAATACGGCATAAAATATAATGTAATAAAGAGCGGTGCTTATAAGGACACCCTTGCATTTTGGAGAGATTTGACCGATGAAGAACGAAAACTTTTGCAAAACACAGTTGACAATGTTTATGAACAATTTCTCTTTGCTGTTGCCGGTGGACGAAACATAGAAGTTTCAAAACTTCGC includes:
- the sppA gene encoding signal peptide peptidase SppA, which codes for MNLTVNLYYSSLSRIIEMTKERIFSIIIIVVSIFSVIAGIILLSRKVPEKTTFETSALKSVFPIKKDSIAVVNIYGEISFSPVSLPLSMMRGADAIVDQIDRFSKDSRVKAIILRINSPGGTVGATQEIFDAVIRAKQKGIKVVASLGDIAASGGYYIACACDRIISNKGTITGSIGVLITSPNLNSLFKKYGIKYNVIKSGAYKDTLAFWRDLTDEERKLLQNTVDNVYEQFLFAVAGGRNIEVSKLRKIADGRIFSGQEAMEAGLVDELGGFDKAVKVAAELAGIKGEPNLIRNVSIPLERLFEFFEKDSGNRFNRYLSSLPTPVKYLYSGNFDIDNNLITLR